CGTAAACTTCGGAAAAAACGGCACTTACCTAAATACAAGTATACCGGGGTTAGGGCATAACAGGCAGAAACTTTCTGATGGCTCCAAACCCATTCCCGCCACTTATTTCGACCAACCCACACCTTATACCGATAACATCTTTAGTGCCGACATTCAGGAGATTACAAGTCAGGACATGCAAGGCATTAAAGAAGCGATTATTGCAGCACATGAACAAAGGTTGGATTTGAGAAAAGATCTGGCCAGCATAAAAGCGTCATTGGGTAGTTCCAAATTTAAATTGTTTGCAAGTTACATGCTGCTATATGGCGTAATTAAGAAATCAATTGCCAACAATATAAAAACGGAAATAAACGCCAAGAAGGACGCTATAAAAGAATTGGAGAAACAGATTGAAAACTGCTATGTAGCGCTTGATATAGAATTTGACCAAAATATAAAAGAAAGGTACGACCGGATGGTTGAAAGTTTTAAAAAGCTGTCAACCTCAATGAAAATCTGGGATGTAACCAGTGAAAACTATCAAAACAGGGTTGCAACAAGGTCAGCAGCATCAACTGTTGTCAACAAACGAGCCGTAAAGTTTGGAATTAAGTCGCTTCCTGATTTAAAGTCGGCGTTTGAAACGTTATGGCTAAAGAATGCCAATGGAGCTGATTTATACTTTTATCCAAATTTCATTGTTATGTACTCCAATCAAAAGCAATTTGCTTTAATTGGCCTTCACGAAATTAACTTTTATCACAATGCTGTCAGGTTTATTGAAACCGGATCAGTTCCCGGTGACAGTAAAATCATCGACAGAACATGGGCCAAAGTGAACAAGAATGGTACACCAGATAAAAGGTTTAAGGACAACTACCAAATTCCGGTTGTGAGGTATGGTGAAATAACTTTAAATACAGCTACAGGATTAAACGAGCAGTATGAATTCAGCAATTTTGAATATTCAGAGGAGTTTGCTACCGCCTTCAATAACTATCAACAAACAATAAAATATATAACACAGATAACTGCGTAATAATTTATTTTTCTATAAAAACTTACACTTAATTCCGGCATCCGAATCATGGATTGCTATGAGATATAAAACCTGGTTTATATTTTTAGCCGGCTATTTAAAAATACCAAAACTGCCATGTAATGAAAACAACTACTTTTACTGCTATTGATTTTGAAACTGCCACCCCAAAAAGATGGAGTATTTGCCAGGTGGGAATTGTTAGAGTTACTAACGGGAAAATTACTGAAAAAATAGATTTGCTGGTTCAGCCTCCAAAGAACGAATATTCCAATTTCAACATTGCCATTCATGGCATTACACCTGATATGACTGCTACTGCATTAACTTTTGATAAAGCATGGAGTAGAATAAAGTCCCTTATAAGCAAACAAAATGTGGTTGCACATAATGGCCATAGGTTTGACTTTAATTGCTTAAAGCAAACATTAGAGTTTTATGACCTTGCTGAGCCGAAATATAATAAGCATTGCACATATCAGATCTTTGACGCCAAATTGGATCTCTTATGTAAAAAATATAAGATAAAATTAGAGAAGCACCACAATGCCCTTGCCGATGCTACTGCCTGTGCAGAGCTTTTTTTACTGCATTTAAAAAACGGACTAAACTAAAGGCTACTCATTTCATAAACACCAAAACCGCCGCGCCCCCCAACTCAATCTGATCTCCATGCTGCAACTCATGCGATACTCCCGGCACATTCAGCGACTTCACTTTATCATCGGCCGTATAAATTCGGATCTTGTTGCCATTCTCCGGCAGGCCGCCTTTGTCGGGGAACAGGAAGAATTTATCGAGCTGGGGGTTGTATAAGATATACGCATGGTTACGGCTTACGTGTAAATTGGCCATGCCGGTGGTGGCATTGAATGCTGCGTCGTCCTGTGCCCAGAACACGATATCGTTGGTGTGTATTTTACCGGTGGAGAGTTTGGGATGTTGTGTTCGGCCAATGCTGAACTTTAATTGTTGTTTGGGGTTCAACTCATATTCGGGAAATTGGGTTTGTCCTACCAGCACCTGCAGGCGGGCAACGGAATATTGCTGAAACAGGTCCTGACCACGGCGAATCACCTCCAGGCCCATCATGCCATGGGTAATGCAATAGTCGGGCAGTTTATCTGTTACCAGATGATGTTCAAAAAACCAGCCGCCTGCGAGCTGAATGAAATTATTCACCAGCTTGCGTTCGAGGTGATCTTTCTGGAACATACCGGGCGTATCGTCGCACAGGGCTACCTTCAGCGTTTCTTCCGCCTCTTTATTATTACACAGGATGTATAAACGCAAACCGGCAATGGTGTGGCCCTTTTCATCTATATAAGGTTTTAACCCATTTATGATGAATTTGATGATCTCCTCCCGCTTGGCCTTCGTAGCTGGAATAGACAATGCTGGTTGCGCCTGGCTGCTCACGGGTGCTGCATCACTTTGTTCCGGCGCCACCGGGGTGGGGTTATTAAGAAGCTTCCTCAAAAAGTTTTTCATCACGGTTATAAATTATTTATTTAATTAATGAAATCCGTTCCAGGTTCCAGAAACCCGGAACTCGGAACTCTGAACTCGGAACTCTGAACTCTGAACTCGGAACTTGGAACCTGGAACTAAAATGACACGATATACCCTCTCTTCTCCAATACTTTTGCTATTGAATTAGCTACCAATACAGCATTGGAGCTACCCTTTCCCCGCTCAATCCTGATACAGGTTACGGTGCGGGAGCGGTGATCGGGCGTGGGCGCAAAAAACACATACCATCCATCGGATTCTATTTCGCCATTGATCACGCGTTCGGGTGTTCCGGATTTTCCGGCTACTACGATGTTCCTGATCTTCTGTTTGCCGGGCTGGTTACTCTGGTCGATCATATAGCGGGTAAGCGTTCCTGCATAGGCGGTATCTTCGGCAATCTCAACTCCACTGGCTATTGGCTGATTAACGCCTGCCTCCTTCAACATGTACCGCGTGGGCATCATGACGCCATTATTGGCAATAGCGCCCGCCATCCGCGCCATAGACGCGGGCGTGGCCGTAAGCGAACTTTGTCCCCACGCCAGGCCCGAGAACGGACTGCGATACCGGTTCTTGGTTCCCATTAACCTGGGATTGTTATACGCCCGGCGATCGTGGTTCATCACCTGCTTCTGCCAGTCGGCCAGGTCTTCGGCTTGCTTTACTTTATTGGTAGTGGGCGCAAAATCATAGCCACCCCGCTGATCGATGTTCATCCCCGTTGCCTGGTACAGGGCAGCCATCTGTTCTTCTAAATTATTTTCATTGGCCATGCGAATGAAGAAGATGTTACTCGAGTTCACGATGGCCTCGTGCATATCCACATAATTCACTTTAGGAATAAACGGTTCCTGCTCGGTTGGGTTATCGCGGAAGATCTCGGAACGATAGATATCGGTATATTTTACTTTGGCGGCATCCAGCCCCATTTTATTAAAGGCTGCCATGCCCGTCAATATTTTTGCGGTTGAACCGGGCGCGGTGGCATACGTTAAACCGAGGTCGCGATCGGTAACCGGTTTGGGCAGTTTATTGCGTTCACGATCGGGCAACAACATCAGATCGGGCATTTGCAAATTGGGTAACGGGTTTAAGGCAGAAGCCAGCAGATCGCCACTGCCGGCATCCATCACCACCACGGCGATGCGATCATTTTTAAAATTGCTTTTGCGCAGGGAATCCTGGATCTCTTTTTGCAGCGCCGCATCGATGGTTAAATGGATATCGCGGTCTTTGTGTTTTATTTTCCGGATCGCTTCATTGGTGGTATCGATGCCCGACTGCAGACTTTCTACCAATGGCGAATAATCGTAACTCACCAGCTTGATGGTTTTTTGTACCGGCCGCGTAAATTTATCGGGACGGTATTCTGTACTTACATAATCGCGTTTTTCCGGACTGGTAGCATACCCGCGTAATGAAGTTAAATGGCGCGCTTCGGCAAAATAGCCATTGCCTTGCCCCCAGAACAGGCGGGTATTGTAATCGCCCGTCCAGAAGAAGAGGTCTTCTTCAAACGGATAAAAACGCACTACCCTTTTCTGCAAGGTGTTTTCGAGTTGTGTGGTATCGATGCCTGCACTGAGATAGGCATCCATATTTTTTTTGATAACGCCGGGTTCGCTGGTAGCGATCACCAGTCCATTACGATCGTAAATAGAACCGGCTGCCAGCACGCGCGTGAGTTTATCGATGCGCGGGTTGTAACTATAAATAGGTAAGCCATTGCGATTGATCACACGCGCCGGCCGAACCAGGATCTCTTTACGCTGCACTACCTGCACCTGGTACAACTTCACCATCAACGCAGCCAACCCGGTTAAGAAGAACAGGATGCCGGTGCCCAGCACAAAGTCGTAGTACTTGCGCAGGTGTTCGGTTTGAATGGCCTGTCCGGGCCGCGACGAAATACCCGCTACAATCCCCATGGCCGCGAGGTTTACGATCAGTGAGATCTTTCCATAACTCAAAAATGGAACGGTGACCCCCGTGAGCGGTATCAGCCCAATGGAGCCACCGGCAATCAGCAGAAATTGTATGCCGGTGGCAATGGCTATGCCGGCACACAAATAAAAACTAAACGGCTGTCCTGCCCGGCGGGCATGTAAAAACGACCGGTGTATTAACATGCCGAACACCAGGAACACGGCCACCAAACCCAACCAGCCCAATTCTTCCCCGATGCTGGGTAGAATCATATCGGTATGCGCAGCAGGCATGGTATTGGGAAAACCGCGGCCGGGGCCTTGCCCCGTTAACCCGCCCGACGCCAACGTCCAGTAACTGTGCGCGAGGTGGTCGCCGCCAAAAACATCATTATCCCACTGGCTTAACCACATGGCTTTGCGATCGGCGAGGCGGTCGCCAATACCTGGCAACTGATCGCCAAATGCAAAGGCGGCGATTACGAGTAACACAATCACCGGGGCATCGGCCAGGGCGGCAAAAACGCCATACCATTTCACGGTTTTTACCTGGCGTTGGAGGATCATGGTTAAGATCACCGCCACAAAACTGATGGCCGTCGCCAGCCAGCCGGGTACATAATTCAGCAACACACAATACACCACACCCGCCAAAACCGTCAGCAATAAATTGCCACGTGCAATGCTATAAAAGAATAAGAAGGTAAAACACATTACCATAGCGGGCCCCATATCGCCCATTAACAGGTACAGCGCCAGGATAACACCCACGCCTGCAAACACCCCCAAACTAACCAGGAAGCGCCAGCGGATATCCGACAAATTGCGGATGTTCTCTTCATTGGCGGCAAAGAACCCGGCCAGGAATAATAACAGCAAATACTTGGTGATCTCACTGGGTTGAAAAGTAAAACCGCCCAGTTGAATGTTTACTTTCACGCCACTGCCTTCGGGACCTGTTCCTATCAGCAGGGTCAATAAGGCCATGCCGATGGCCAGTACGAGCCAGGTCCAGCCACGAAGGCCATATACATTCTTTTGTTTGAAATTGAACAGGGCATCGAACCACCAGCGGGTATATAATTTACGGATGTCGATCAACGCAAAAACAACAAAACCCGCCAGGCCAATGATCACTCCCTGCAAGGCTTGTGCGGCATGGAGCGTATCGGTCAGCGGGTTTTGGATACTAAATAATAGCAGGATAGAGATGCTGCATAACAACAGCAGCAAGGGTAAAATAAATACATCGGGCTCTTTTTTTCGCAGCCACAAAATAACATGCGCCAGGAAAAAGGCCAGCATACAACCGCCAACGATCAGCCAGTAGGAAGTGGTGAACGCTGACGGCGTTCTTACCAACAGGATCCCGTCTTCTTTCATTTGTGCATACGCGATGGGACCGATCAACCTTACTTTATGCGGTTTGCCAGTGAAAGTATAGAACTTATCTTTTTCCAGGCGGGCGCTCCCCTGGCGGGCGCCAAATTCAAAACCGGGTTTCAGCGGCAGCACACTATAGCCTGAATCCGTTACCAGGCCGGTAAAATGAAATTCGCCATTATTATCGGTGCGGGCGTACAGCACATGATCGTACAGGGAATCTTCGTCGGGCGTGGCAATGTGTTCGCGCAATTGCACCAGCGTGCCGGCCATCGGTTGCTCCTGGTACACCAAACGCCCACCCATTTCATGCGTTCCCGTTGCAACATTCACCGTTGCCGGATACGCAGTAGGGTTTTTCAATTCTTTATTGTACAGCACCGAATCAAAACCCAGGCGTTGGCGCGAGGCTTCCAATCTTCCCTGAAAATCCAGACCACCATGGGGCGCTTTCCATTCAACGGGCGCTATCAAACCAAAGCCGCCTTTATTGATGGCGCCGAGGTTGTCTACATTGCCAACGGTGATCAGCCGCATCGACAACGAATCAACCAGCATGTCTGCATCGCGCTCATCGGCAAAAAAGTTGCCATTGGTAATGATCTTTCTTAAAGAATCTTTATTTAGTCCGGCTTCCAGTTTAATGGCCCGGCCGGTTTTCAATGCGGTATCGGCGCGATTCAATGCGGGTGACAACGTAAAGAACAACTTTACAAAGAGTACGAGCATCAATACGGCGGAACCAGTTAAAAGGATCCAACCTTCTACTTTACTACTATGAATATTTTTCGGGTTAACTTCCATTTTCTTTTCTTTGGGCTAACTAGTTCCGGGTTCGGAGTTCCGAGTTCCAAGTTCAGAGTTCAGAGTTCAGAGTTTCGGGTTCGGAGTTCCGAGTTCAGAGTTCAGAGTTCCGAGTTCAGAGTTCAGAGTTTCGGGTTCAGAGTTCAGAGTTTCGGGTTCAGGAATCATAACCTGGAACCCGGAACTGAAACAATGTCTTAAAATCGATTATCTGCTACCTTGAACCCTTCACTATCAATTGATCAAATGCTACTGTTTGTGCTCCATCTACCCGCATGCCGAAACAATTGCCATAGGCGCCGGTAAAGGGCAATACGTTTTCTACTTTGTCATTTATATAAAAGAAGATCGAATTGTTTCTCTTTTCAATGGACAGGGTATTCATTTCATTGTTGGAATGGATATTGCTGGTGCGCGTCCAGTTAATGATCGGCTGCCAGTCGCCGTTGGTCATGGAGCCTACCGCATAATAACCATTGGACGTGATGTAATACACATAATAGGCATCGCTCTCGGTGTTGCCGCAAAAGTTGATGCCATACGCATCGTCAGGGTCTTTGCCCCATTGCGTGGCGCTGGCCGACACACTGAAGTTTCGATTTACATCCAGGTTGAATTTTACCGTAGCGTGATAGGTTAAACTATCCGTCAATCCTTTGATGATATATTTTCCATGGGAGAATTTGAACTCACTGTTCTCATCGCGGCCGGTTTCCCAAATGCTGTCTACATCATCGCTGAAATCGTCGTAATACATCCCGTTCTGTAAGGTTACGCCTGCATCGGTTTGTGCCGGCTGCGCAGCCTTCGCCACGGGCCGGCTCTCCGGTTCCGGCGTGATGTGCACAGCAGGGATGATGAGCGTTTTATTATTATGGGCAGGAACCGGTTTACGATGCACACTGGCTACCGAAACCGAATCAACCGGTAATACGTTCGCATTGTCGTTATCCGGTTCTTTCCCTTCTTTATTGGGGAACACGGCCCACATGCCCATCATGAACGCGCTGAACAACAACACCCCAAGGATGGTGAACACCACCTCTTTCTTTTTACCAGCTACCACAGCAGGCGCCTTTGTTTTCTCCAATACCTGCGTTACCTTTTTTGTTTTGCCAACGCTCACCGGTTTTACATAGCGCGACTGGGCATTTTCCAACGCGGCCTTTGTGAGTAACTGCCGGACGTGTTCCGTATCGTTCAGGCGGTGAACGGCCTGTTTGGCCAGCAATCCATGTAACAATTGCAACAGGCTGGGTGGCAGAAAGCGGTTATCGGGCAACACCAGTTCCGGAAACGGACATTCAATCACCCGGTTGATGTGCCACAACAGGTCTTCATCGTTATAGGCAAATGGTACCGAACCCGTTAAACATTCGTACAACACAATACCGAGTGAATAATAGTCAGTAGGCGTTGACACCGTGCGGGCATGACTGAACTGCTCAGGCGATGCATACTCGTAAGTAAGCATGGAAGAACCGGTAACCGTATTGGTTTGCTCCCTTAGTTTGGCAATGCCAAAGTCTGTTAACAGAAAATGCAGCTCGCCATTGGGCAGGCGGCGGTACATGATGTTCTCGGGTTTGATGTCGCGATGCACGACGCCTTTGGCGTGAATGGCGTCGAGCGCGTCGGTCATGTGTTGCGCCAGCTGAATGACGGTGTCCACTTCCAGCGTGCCACGGTCTTTTAACAGGCGGCGCACATCACCACCCTCTATCAGTTGCATTACTATATAAGGCAGCTCTGCATCGAGGTGAACGTCTACTATTTTTACGATGTGATCATGCTGAATAGATTTCATGATCTCCGACTCGCGTTGAAAACGGCGCAGCGTATCGGCATCGGTATTAAAAGCAAAGTGCTTGATGGCAACCAGGCTACCCGACTCCAGGTGCCTTGCTTTCAGCACGCGGGCATTGCCCCTGCCGATTTCACCCAGGATCTCGTATCCCTTGAAGTATTCTTTAAAAATTGAAGTTGCCATATTTTATTGCATCTCTGTGCTGACTACCTGTACAGAGAGACTTTTGTTTGTACTATCAGGTTTAACCTGGTTACTCACAGGATACTTAACGTTTTCAAAAAATGTATTCTCCAATTTCACCAAAACCGGAATACTCACCTTGATGCCAACTTCAAATCCTTTCATGCGCAGGTTTCTTATTACTAAGGTATCACCTGCTTTAGCAGAAGCCTTGTTAATTTCCAGCGCAGCAAAATGATTAACTTTTTCTTTAGCCGGCAACAACAGTACGGTGTTCCCAACACTATCGGCATACCGCTGAACCGTTACCAGGTTGGCAGTAGCCGATAACCGCAGGGTATCGGGAGTTTGCAAAGCACCAGGGCCCGCTGCTGCGGCATGTTGTCCGCTGAAAATAGTAGCGGGCATTTTGTGTACCGTATCGTCAACCGATTTCACCTCGTGTATATTGGTTGGTTTATCAGGCGTAGTGGAGGCGGTTTCATTGTTACGCGAAAAAAAGAACCAACTGCTTGCCGCCAGCAGGATAATCACCGGGACGTTCCACTTTATCCATTTGTTACTGCTGCCCGGTTTTTTAACAGGCGGATTATCTTTCGGCTCCGGCTTATCTGCTTTATCTATCAATTTATTGGTAGACGGCGGTAGTGATACGGCTGTTGTATCGGGTTTTGTTTTAACAGTTTTTTTTGCTTTGGCGCCATTCACCGGCTGCGTGGTGGTTTTAGCGCGGTTGTTCTTTAACAACACCACGGTGATGTTATCGTGGCCGCCCATTTCATTAGCCAGCGCAATGATGTTGTTCACCTTGGTATTCAACGCAGCGCTGGTAGCCAGCACTTCGGCTATCTGTTTGGCCGTTACCATATCGGTAAGGCCGTCGCTGCATAACAACAAGCCATCGCCCGGCAACAGTTCGTCCTTACCATACTGCATAAAATCTTCATCATCGATGCGGTGAATGGAAGAACCCACCTCGCGCAGGATCTGGTTGCGTTGCGGATGGTCCATGGCTTCGCGTTCAGTGATCTCACCGGCATCTTCGCGCAGCCCAACAAAGGAATGATCTTTTGTAAGCTTTTGCAGTGTACCCTTGCGGTAACGGTACAGGCGGGTATCGCCCACGTGCACAAAGTATACGAGTCCCGCAGCCGCATCGGCCACGGCGGCCGTTAGTACGCAACACATCTCGCTGTACTTGGGATTTAATAACCGTTCTTCGGCAATGCGGTTGTTGGCAAAGATCACGGCTTCGCGCAACATCGTGAGGGTATCGCCCTTAGGCGTTAACATGTACTGATCGATAGAGTCCCGGGCAATCGCTGCGGCGCGTTTCCCCCCGGCATAACCCCCTACTCCATCCACCACTACCAGCAGGGCCATATCGGGCGACCATAACTGGCGGCAGGTGAATGTATCTTCGTTTTCTGTTCGCCGCATACCGGGATGCGTATTGCCACTAAGCAAAATAGTTTTCATATTATCGTGGCAGGTTTTTAAAATGCCGTAACAATAAAATAAGCACAAACACAAACAATGCTATGGATGAGATGGTATTAATCATATATGTTTTACAACTGTTTAAGGGTAAGCGTTACCATGCCGTTCAACAGTACCTGGCTTTTATCATTCAGATCGAACCAGCGCGGATTGCCGGCTTCGCTTTTGGCGATCACCGTTTCATTTACCCGCGTTTCGTTGTTGCTGAAGGAAGCGATCTGGAACGACTGCTGCGCTTCATTCCATCGAATGCGGGCATGGGGATTGGAAACAAACCCCGATTCAATCAACAGGTAATTGCTGTAGCCCAGGTTCTCCGGTTCTTTCCGTGCAATCACTATTTCCGTATCCTTCATGACATAGACTAATTCCTTACTCTTATCGGCCATGTAACATTCAATGCGCGCCAGTCCGGCGTCGGCATTGCGGGCGGTTTTCTGCACCGTATTATTGGTAACGGCCACATTGGTTACATGCAGTTCGGGATTGAACTTCACCGTAAACGTGCCATTCTCGGCAAAATGTAAATGCCTGAGCACATCGAGGTTGATATCCATTTTATCAAACACATTGGTAGCCTTCGACTTCATGGTGACCTTAGCCGTATTGTGACGGTCGCCGGCACCGCTGCCCATGGGTTTCAACCCGGTTAACATGCCGATCACACGCACATCGTCTACCGCTATCTTTTCCTGGTTGAAATCGGTGCCGGGTGCAAACCGGAACTGCCAGTGAAACGACACCGGCGACAGTTCATCATAATTCTTTTTATAACGTTTGAGACTATTGTAAAAAGCTTTCAGCGCTTCTTTTACTATGATGGGGAGGGATGGCAACCGCTCTTCATATACCTCGGGATGCAGGATAATGAGGTAGTGCATGTTGAACAACAAACTCTTCCCTACCGATTCGCGTTTACACGAATTTTCAAAACAATCCAGCAATTCTTTTAAGATAACGTTATTCGTAACCGGACCATTGGCGGGGCGATGGTCATTGCTTTCCGGTAGTATTATTGATTTAAGGGCCGCAAAAAAATCTCCAGATTTTTTCTTCATGGGTTTCCCTGTTTTTACACGGTTATTATGCGAATTAAAAGTAATGGATTTGGGCATGTACGGTTTCTAAAGAAAATATAATGTTTGGTATTGTCTTTGTTAGTAAGAAAAGCTTGCCAGATTTATTTAACATTTTCGTTTAGTGGGTTTAACGTTGTATTAGGAAAAGTTGACACGTTGACAAGTTAACAGGTTGACGCGTTACGGTGACAACCTGTTGGGATGTAGAGGCAGGTTGATAAAGTTGACAGGGTTGATAGCGTTGATAAAGGCGAATACAAAAGACGGCAAACGGCAGACAACCTCGTCGCGGCCAGGAGGCAATCGTTATAAAATTGAAAAAGCCCTGAGGTTATTCCTCAAGGCTTCACTATTTTGTATTCACTCACAACTCACTATAGTTGTTGTATCACCAACTTCCCTTCTACCAACGCCGGGATGTACAATTTCTTCTCTCCCACGTTCAGATAAAAATCGGCGGGACCGTTGATTACGGGCCAATCGAGTTTGGTGGCTTGCTTTGTTTTCAGATCAACTTTTTCAACAAAACCAGCGGGATGGTCCATAGCGCCCCAGTCAGATACGATGAGGGTATGATCGTCGAGCAGGGCCAGTCCGTCAAAAGCGCCATGAACGTCGCCTATTTTTTCGTAGCCGGGCACGAAGTTTTTCCAGGTGATAACACCGAGTTCCCCACCTTTCATATTCTGAAAATCGAAGCTGCACGTGTACAGGCGGTTGTTTGCTTTATCATAGGTGATGCCATTGGCGCCTTTTACATTGGCGACAATTTGTACATTACCGGTCCTGATATTTACTTCAGCTATCTTGCCCACATCGGTACACGAAGCAAATAAAGTGAAATCATCCTTTGTAGTAAGGTCATTCACAAAACCGGAGCCCGTAGCAGGGTTCAGGTTGATCTCTGCCAATTGTTTACCGGTTGCCATTTCAATCCCAATGATGCGGTCTACATCAGCCACGTACAACATGCCGCGGATAATGGCCGTTCCCTTGGGGGCATTCAATTTTGATGTATTGAGTTTGGCTTCCAATACTTTTCCATCGAGCGATAATTTGCTGATAAAGCCATCGCCATCCTTTGCGCCCGGATCGAGGGCCTTACCAATATTGGTTACATATAGGAATTTACCGTCGGAGATTACGCTTTCGGGGTGTGCCAAAACCGAGCTATCCTGCGCCATGGCGTTAATAACCAACACCATACCTGTCAAAAACGAGATTAAAGGTTTCATCTGATTTAATTTAAGACCGCTAAGGTATTTTATCCGGGACTGGTTATAATAACGGGAAAAGCTCATTTTATTGCGTTTTTGGAGAACAGCATCAAGCTACAAGCCGCAAGCTACAAGCAAATACAGGCTGAAAGCAGAAAGGTTAAAGCTAAAAGCAAATACACTTTCGTCTTTGGCCTTTAACCTTTAGGCTTTAACACTTTTCCTTGCTTCAACATTCGATATTCAACATTCAATATTCAATATTTTGTGATCACCCCGTAAGGTATTCGGCGTAATCCCAAACTTTTGCTTAAAGATCTTTATAAAATGCGGACTGTTTTCAAAGCCGCATTCCAGCGCTACTTCCGATACATTTTTACCGGAGTGCAATAATAACAGGCGGGCATGTTCCAGCCGTTGTTCGTTGATCCATTTTTTGGGTGCACTATTATATTGTTGCTGGAAATCGCGTTTAAAAGAAGCCAGGCTGCGGCCGGAGAGCTTCGCCAGTTCTTCCAGCGACAATGGTTGAAACAAATGCTTACGCACAATAAAATCAATGTCAAGCGGCTGTCCGTAGGCAATGCTTTGAAAGAAGGCGCGCACCTGCGGCCC
The Niastella koreensis GR20-10 genome window above contains:
- a CDS encoding PP2C family protein-serine/threonine phosphatase; amino-acid sequence: MKTILLSGNTHPGMRRTENEDTFTCRQLWSPDMALLVVVDGVGGYAGGKRAAAIARDSIDQYMLTPKGDTLTMLREAVIFANNRIAEERLLNPKYSEMCCVLTAAVADAAAGLVYFVHVGDTRLYRYRKGTLQKLTKDHSFVGLREDAGEITEREAMDHPQRNQILREVGSSIHRIDDEDFMQYGKDELLPGDGLLLCSDGLTDMVTAKQIAEVLATSAALNTKVNNIIALANEMGGHDNITVVLLKNNRAKTTTQPVNGAKAKKTVKTKPDTTAVSLPPSTNKLIDKADKPEPKDNPPVKKPGSSNKWIKWNVPVIILLAASSWFFFSRNNETASTTPDKPTNIHEVKSVDDTVHKMPATIFSGQHAAAAGPGALQTPDTLRLSATANLVTVQRYADSVGNTVLLLPAKEKVNHFAALEINKASAKAGDTLVIRNLRMKGFEVGIKVSIPVLVKLENTFFENVKYPVSNQVKPDSTNKSLSVQVVSTEMQ